One segment of Macrotis lagotis isolate mMagLag1 chromosome 1, bilby.v1.9.chrom.fasta, whole genome shotgun sequence DNA contains the following:
- the LOC141487943 gene encoding olfactory receptor 8G50-like, whose product MEDGNYTLVPEFILIGLTDHAELHLPLFFLFLGIYVVTVVGNLGMIILIRLSSHLHNPMYYFLCSLSFIDFCQSTVITPKMLVNFLSEKNTISYPDCITQFYFFAFFAISECQMLVVMAYDRYVAICHPLLYSLMMSYQVCSWLVGGVYALGLIGTTAHTGCLLRVLFCKENAINHYFCDLVPLLKLSCSNTYVNEVVALAFSTFNILFPTLTIICSYVLIIVSILKIKSTEGRSKAFSTCSSHIAAVGVFFGSSAFMYLQPSSVSSMDQGKVSSVFYTIIVPMLNPLIYSLRNNDVKTALKKVIKRTFY is encoded by the coding sequence ATGGAGGATGGAAATTATACACTAGTCCCTGAATTCATCCTCATAGGATTAACAGACCATGCAGAGCTTCACCTGCCCCTCTTCTTCCTGTTCCTAGGGATTTATGTGGTCACTGTGGTGGGGAACTTGGGTATGATCATATTGATTAGACTCAGTTCTCATCTTCACAACCCCATGTACTATTTCCTCTGCAGTTTGTCCTTCATTGATTTTTGTCAATCCACTGTCATCACTCCCAAAATGCTGGTGAACTTTTTATCAGAGAAGAACACTATCTCCTACCCTGACTGCATAACACAGttctatttttttgccttttttgcaaTTTCTGAATGTCAAATGTTGGTTGTGATGGCATATGATCGTTATGTTGCTATATGCCATCCCCTTCTTTATAGTCTTATGATGTCTTATCAAGTGTGCTCATGGTTGGTGGGTGGAGTGTATGCATTGGGCCTCATTGGGACTACAGCTCACACAGGTTGCTTGCTTAGAGTGCTCTTCTGTAAAGAAAATGCTATCAATCATTACTTCTGTGATCTTGTTCCACTCTTAAAGCTCTCTTGTTCAAACACATATGTCAATGAAGTGGTGGCTCTGGCTTTCAGCACATTTAATATACTTTTTCCAACACTGACCATTATTTGTTCTTATGTTTTAATCATtgttagtattttaaaaattaaatccacTGAAGGCAGATCAAAAGCCTTCAGCACCTGTAGCTCCCATATTGCTGCAGTTGGTGTCTTCTTTGGTTCTAGTGCATTCATGTACCTACAGCCATCTTCAGTCAGTTCCATGGATCAGGGGAAAGTGTCCTCTGTCTTTTACACTATCATTGTGCCCATGCTAAACCCTCTCATTTACAGTCTGAGAAATAATGATGTCAAAACTGCCTTAAAGAAAGtgataaaaagaacattttattga
- the LOC141487948 gene encoding olfactory receptor 8G50-like isoform X1, protein MKVQMATANYSVVNEFILIGLTDQPELQLPLFLLFLGIYMFTVVGNLGMIILIRFSSHLHTPMSFFLCSLSFIDFCQSTVITPKMLVNFVSKKNVISYPECMIQFYFFVIFVISECQMLAVMAYDRYIAICHPLLYSLKMSYQVCSWFVSGVYAFGLTGATAHTGCLLRIVFCKENIINHYFCDLLPLLKLSCSSTHVNEVVLLSFSTFNILFPTLTIISSYYFIIVSILKIQSTEGRSKAFSTCSSHVIAVGVFVGSGAFMYLQPSSVSSIDQGKVSSVFYTIIVPMLNPLIYSLRNKDVKIALNKVIERAFQ, encoded by the exons ATGAAAGTGCA AATGGCTACAGCAAATTACTCAGTGGTGAATGAGTTTATCCTTATAGGGCTGACAGATCAACCAGAGCTCCAACTGCCCCTCTTCCTTCTATTCCTGGGCATCTACATGTTCACAGTGGTTGGGAACCTGGGCATGATCATATTGATTAGATTTAGTTCTCATCTTCACACCCCCATGTCCTTTTTCCTTTGCAGTTTGTCTTTCATTGATTTCTGTCAATCAACTGTCATCACTCCCAAAATGTTAGTGAATTTTGTGTCAAAGAAGAATGTTATTTCCTACCCTGAATGCATgattcagttctatttttttgtaatttttgtaatttctgAATGTCAAATGTTAGCTGTGATGGCATATGACCGCTATATTGCCATATGCCATCCCCTTCTTTATAGTCTTAAAATGTCCTACCAGGTGTGCTCATGGTTTGTGAGTGGGGTGTATGCATTTGGCCTCACTGGGGCCACAGCTCACACAGGATGCTTGCTTAGGATAGTCTTCTGTAAGGAAAACATTATCAATCATTACTTCTGTGATCTGCTTCCTCTCTTGAAGCTCTCTTGTTCTAGCACCCATGTCAATGAAGTAGTACTTCTATCATTCAGTACATTTAATATCCTTTTTCCTACACTGACTATTATTTCctcttattattttatcattgttagtattttaaaaattcaatccaCTGAAGGCAGATCAAAAGCCTTCAGCACCTGCAGCTCCCATGTTATAGCAGTTGGTGTCTTCGTTGGCTCTGGTGCATTCATGTACCTGCAGCCATCTTCTGTAAGTTCTATTGACCAGGGAAAAGTGTCCTCTGTCTTTTACACTATCATTGTACCCATGCTAAATCCTCTCATTTATAGTCTGAGAAATAAAGATGTCAAAATTGCCTTGAACAAAGTAATAGAAAGAGCATTCCAGTGA
- the LOC141487948 gene encoding olfactory receptor 8G50-like isoform X2 encodes MATANYSVVNEFILIGLTDQPELQLPLFLLFLGIYMFTVVGNLGMIILIRFSSHLHTPMSFFLCSLSFIDFCQSTVITPKMLVNFVSKKNVISYPECMIQFYFFVIFVISECQMLAVMAYDRYIAICHPLLYSLKMSYQVCSWFVSGVYAFGLTGATAHTGCLLRIVFCKENIINHYFCDLLPLLKLSCSSTHVNEVVLLSFSTFNILFPTLTIISSYYFIIVSILKIQSTEGRSKAFSTCSSHVIAVGVFVGSGAFMYLQPSSVSSIDQGKVSSVFYTIIVPMLNPLIYSLRNKDVKIALNKVIERAFQ; translated from the coding sequence ATGGCTACAGCAAATTACTCAGTGGTGAATGAGTTTATCCTTATAGGGCTGACAGATCAACCAGAGCTCCAACTGCCCCTCTTCCTTCTATTCCTGGGCATCTACATGTTCACAGTGGTTGGGAACCTGGGCATGATCATATTGATTAGATTTAGTTCTCATCTTCACACCCCCATGTCCTTTTTCCTTTGCAGTTTGTCTTTCATTGATTTCTGTCAATCAACTGTCATCACTCCCAAAATGTTAGTGAATTTTGTGTCAAAGAAGAATGTTATTTCCTACCCTGAATGCATgattcagttctatttttttgtaatttttgtaatttctgAATGTCAAATGTTAGCTGTGATGGCATATGACCGCTATATTGCCATATGCCATCCCCTTCTTTATAGTCTTAAAATGTCCTACCAGGTGTGCTCATGGTTTGTGAGTGGGGTGTATGCATTTGGCCTCACTGGGGCCACAGCTCACACAGGATGCTTGCTTAGGATAGTCTTCTGTAAGGAAAACATTATCAATCATTACTTCTGTGATCTGCTTCCTCTCTTGAAGCTCTCTTGTTCTAGCACCCATGTCAATGAAGTAGTACTTCTATCATTCAGTACATTTAATATCCTTTTTCCTACACTGACTATTATTTCctcttattattttatcattgttagtattttaaaaattcaatccaCTGAAGGCAGATCAAAAGCCTTCAGCACCTGCAGCTCCCATGTTATAGCAGTTGGTGTCTTCGTTGGCTCTGGTGCATTCATGTACCTGCAGCCATCTTCTGTAAGTTCTATTGACCAGGGAAAAGTGTCCTCTGTCTTTTACACTATCATTGTACCCATGCTAAATCCTCTCATTTATAGTCTGAGAAATAAAGATGTCAAAATTGCCTTGAACAAAGTAATAGAAAGAGCATTCCAGTGA